In a genomic window of Halobiforma lacisalsi AJ5:
- a CDS encoding PadR family transcriptional regulator, with the protein MHDLTGFQRDLLYVIAGADRPSGQTVKDEVEKYYSSEINHGRLYPNLDTLVNKELVEKGQLDRRTNYYAITEAGRQRIAERREWEEQYVDF; encoded by the coding sequence ATGCACGATCTGACCGGCTTCCAGCGAGATCTGCTGTACGTGATCGCAGGGGCGGATCGACCGTCGGGCCAGACCGTCAAAGACGAAGTCGAGAAGTATTACAGCTCCGAGATCAATCACGGTCGACTGTACCCGAACCTCGATACGCTCGTGAACAAGGAGCTCGTCGAGAAAGGCCAACTCGACAGACGGACGAACTACTACGCGATCACGGAAGCCGGTCGCCAGCGCATCGCCGAGCGCCGCGAGTGGGAAGAGCAGTACGTCGACTTCTGA
- a CDS encoding winged helix-turn-helix domain-containing protein, translating into MSTQASNTRTEPSPDSAAQLDVLGDECARTILVATSEGPKTAKELTDRTDSSSATVYRRINNLLETDFLAECVRFEEDGSHTTAYEATIDRLSIDVGPGGIDVSLSAAEE; encoded by the coding sequence ATGTCTACGCAAGCGAGTAACACCCGAACCGAACCGTCCCCGGACTCCGCCGCACAGCTCGACGTCCTCGGCGACGAGTGCGCACGAACTATCCTCGTCGCGACCAGCGAAGGGCCGAAAACGGCCAAGGAATTGACCGATCGGACGGATAGCTCCTCCGCTACGGTGTATCGACGCATCAACAACCTGCTCGAGACCGACTTCCTGGCGGAGTGTGTCAGGTTCGAGGAGGACGGTTCACACACCACCGCCTACGAGGCCACGATCGATCGACTCAGTATCGACGTCGGCCCCGGCGGAATCGACGTTTCCCTCTCGGCGGCGGAGGAATGA
- a CDS encoding DUF7563 family protein, with protein MESSTAGARCRNCGTHVTQQFARVFGDNGDIVHGCPGCTTYREMQSGGHLPQEETG; from the coding sequence ATGGAATCGTCGACGGCAGGGGCTCGCTGTCGAAACTGCGGCACCCACGTCACCCAGCAGTTCGCACGCGTCTTCGGTGACAACGGGGATATCGTCCACGGCTGTCCTGGCTGTACGACGTACCGGGAAATGCAGTCCGGCGGCCACCTCCCACAGGAGGAGACCGGCTGA